In Miscanthus floridulus cultivar M001 chromosome 5, ASM1932011v1, whole genome shotgun sequence, one genomic interval encodes:
- the LOC136455059 gene encoding disease resistance protein RGA2-like, producing MEAIVSAVLGDLIGRSISFAIDWYCHRRHEGTVQDSLQRLRRVLLRIQITVEEAERRRVTNQAMLQQLHLMREGMYRGYYLLNAVMRQDKSQVREVSRHKHSSLALSEFNPAKRVRIIPARTTTTTTMDTASYTGREAEAELQEALIDLERMASDMKELVLFLSCYPPLLREPYSRHLWLENRMFGREAEYERIIRFLLEPEPAGAQDLAVLPVIGPTRVGKSTFVEHVWRDERVRKHFSLIVFFGESEIVDGKLHLMPLGDSGVIKYRNDLASTTGSSLVVAELVGGVDESAWRTALSTLKSEGTTPVSKIVVTSRSEMVASFGTMKALELKPLSQEAFWYFFKTIVFGSTPDAEEQLGLASVCMQIADLLDRSFIGANMIGGLLRNNLCAGFWHTVLKRLKDQKSMHLHLFGEGPIDRLVKDQPIYLWRLFKSDDVLIAYSCYSVQQPDLPKITVLDVHTGSTAPRGKFEALAWRSYIPPYSSYVFRCGVQAPSSCLRLSPRNKQIRQRQARLTLM from the coding sequence ATGGAAGCGATCGTCTCTGCGGTCCTCGGCGACCTCATCGGCCGATCCATATCCTTCGCCATAGACTGGTACTGTCACCGGCGACACGAGGGCACCGTGCAGGACAGCCTGCAGCGGCTGCGGCGTGTGCTGCTGAGGATCCAAATCACCGTCGAGGAGGCCGAGCGGCGGCGAGTGACGAACCAGGCGATGCTCCAACAGCTTCATCTGATGAGGGAAGGCATGTACAGAGGCTACTACCTGCTCAACGCCGTCATGCGCCAAGACAAGTCCCAAGTGCGCGAGGTCAGTCGTCATAAACACTCGTCGCTGGCCTTGTCTGAGTTCAACCCAGCAAAGCGCGTCCGTATTATCCCAGCcagaacgacgacgacgacgacgatggacACGGCGTCTTACACCGGACGCGAGGCAGAGGCGGAGCTGCAGGAGGCGCTCATCGACCTGGAACGCATGGCCAGCGACATGAAGGAGCTCGTCCTGTTCCTGAGCTGCTACCCTCCCCTGCTCCGCGAGCCTTACAGCAGGCACTTGTGGTTGGAGAACCGCATGTTCGGCCGTGAAGCAGAGTATGAGAGGATCATTAGATTCCTGCTGGAACCAGAGCCTGCGGGCGCACAAGATTTGGCCGTGCTTCCAGTGATCGGCCCAACAAGGGTTGGAAAGAGCACATTCGTGGAGCACGTCTGGCGCGACGAGAGGGTGCGCAAACACTTCTCCTTGATAGTCTTCTTCGGCGAATCCGAAATCGTGGATGGAAAGCTACACCTGATGCCTCTGGGAGATAGCGGTGTAATCAAATATCGTAATGATCTTGCGTCGACAACTGGGAGCTCACTGGTTGTTGCTGAGCTAGTAGGCGGCGTGGATGAGAGCGCATGGAGAACAGCACTGTCCACGCTGAAGAGCGAAGGCACGACACCTGTAAGTAAAATTGTTGTTACAAGTCGGTCAGAAATGGTCGCAAGTTTTGGGACCATGAAAGCTCTTGAGCTCAAACCTCTTTCTCAAGAAGCTTTCTGGTACTTCTTCAAGACAATTGTGTTCGGGAGCACACCAGATGCCGAGGAGCAGCTGGGGCTAGCATCTGTATGCATGCAGATTGCGGACCTGTTGGACAGATCATTCATAGGTGCAAATATGATTGGTGGCTTACTGAGGAACAATCTTTGTGCTGGGTTTTGGCACACGGTTCTCAAACGCCTCAAAGATCAAAAAAGTATGCATCTCCACTTATTCGGTGAGGGTCCAATTGATCGCTTGGTGAAAGATCAGCCTATATACCTTTGGAGACTATTCAAGAGTGACGATGTGCTCATAGCCTACAGTTGTTATTCAGTCCAGCAGCCTGATCTGCCCAAGATAACTGTACTAGATGTTCATACTGGAAGCACAGCGCCTCGGGGGAAGTTCGAAGCCCTGGCATGGAGATCTTACATACCACCCTACTCCAGCTACGTGTTCAGATGTGGGGTGCAAGCACCGTCGTCGTGCCTCCGTTTATCGCCCAGGAACAAGCAAATCCGGCAGCGGCAGGCGCGACTCACTTTGATGTGA